Proteins co-encoded in one Oreochromis aureus strain Israel breed Guangdong linkage group 3, ZZ_aureus, whole genome shotgun sequence genomic window:
- the LOC116316544 gene encoding limbic system-associated membrane protein-like, with translation MYSKDTSSAENQRVETHTLQFLLARAVTERSHPRVRLKDSHSVSALVFIYIQGSYNNAPELPSVSVSPSAEIVEGSSVTLTCSSDANPAANYTWYKEDEDSSRTSGHNFTISNIRPEHSGSYYCVAHNNRGTHNSTLQLTVVAGAGTLEAAGVTAAVLLPVIFFSVFLWIQKKRMSKEPVKSEDRANNREQCLPDQRQPEEQDDLQYTSIHFSNNQADPLYSNIRAAQPHRQMQEQEVTEYTAVRFNRGSAAKRDRSQETGESPCALFSTVNKTR, from the exons ATgtattctaaagacacttcttcagctgagaatcAGAGAGTAGAAACACACACGCTGCAgtttttacttgcaagggcAGTCACAGAGCGCTCACACCCGAGAGTGAGGCTCAAGGACTCGCACTCTGTTTCTgctctggtctttatttatatacaaggGTCATACAACA ATGCTCCAGAGCTTCCCTCTGTGTCAGTGAGTCCCTCTGCTGAGATAGTGGAGGGCAGTTCAGTGACTCTGACCTGTAGCAGTGATGCTAACCCAGCAGCTAATTACACCTGGTACAAGGAGGATGAAGACTCCTCTAGAACATCAGGACACAACTTCACCATCAGCAACATCAGACCTGAGCACAGTGGGAGTTATTACTGTGTGGCCCACAACAATAGAGGGACTCATAACTCCACCTTACAGCTGACTGTTGTAGCAG GAGCAGGAACATTAGAAGCTGCTGGAGTAACTGCTGCTGTTCTCCTGCCTGTCATATTCTTCTCTGTCTTCCTGTGGATTCA AAAAAAGAGGATGTCCAAGGAACCTGTTAAATCTGAAGACAGAGCCAACAACAGAGAACAG TGTTTACCTGACCAGAGACAGCCAGAGGAGCAGGATGATCTTCAGTACACCAGCATCCACTTCTCCAATAACCAGGCAGATCCTCTCTACTCCAACATCAGAGCAGCTCAGCCTCACAGACAAatgcaggaacaggaagttaCTGAGTACACTGCTGTTAGATTTAACAGAGGCAGTGCAGCCAAGAG aGACAGAAGTCAGGAAACAGGAGAGTCTCCATGTGCACTGTTCTCCACAGTCAACAAAACCAGATGA